In a single window of the Coprothermobacter proteolyticus DSM 5265 genome:
- the folK gene encoding 2-amino-4-hydroxy-6-hydroxymethyldihydropteridine diphosphokinase — protein sequence MATVYVSFGSNLGDRASHIRNAIDLTSEFISWQFITPMVETAPYGKVDQPTFLNAVGKGDTGLTPEELLRALLDVEKKLGRTREIRWGPRIIDLDILTYDNLVLHSEVLTVPHPDLHNRDFLLKLLCQFFPEWSHPVLKKNACELLDDLTTRMPTSFKNENLRRVLGALGNPHEKVKTIYVTGSSGKGSVAAMVAALFNNNVGLFLSPFVCTSAEMVMIDGKQADLSSFKQQVLSVAKDLNVELTPFEVLTGAAYLAFEKAKKEWAVVETGIESQHDATNVKKHDISVVTALGMDHFDLFPDYDFYLRELLNSLSGPVISLEPLPGVDADVVVQAKYGIEDSQITLDGTQAYVTGMGTVRTRMLGLHQIWNALLAGEAYRAATGKEPEFSLLSDVVLPARIQVVRKDPLLIVDGGHNAPAFKSLVETINDLGVNPMRIILGLVKGKDHEVALSYLKRLGGQIFYYPPFSDRALTELPGIPTLPNLYEALEEPTPTLVAGSFYLAGPVLRYFNACHLG from the coding sequence ATGGCAACCGTTTATGTTTCTTTTGGTTCTAACTTAGGGGATAGAGCTTCTCACATAAGAAATGCAATTGATTTAACCTCTGAATTTATAAGTTGGCAGTTCATAACACCGATGGTAGAGACAGCACCATATGGCAAAGTTGATCAGCCTACTTTTCTGAACGCTGTAGGAAAAGGTGATACAGGACTGACGCCTGAAGAACTCTTGAGGGCGCTCTTGGATGTGGAGAAAAAGCTTGGTAGAACAAGAGAAATTCGCTGGGGGCCTCGCATAATAGACCTCGACATATTAACCTATGATAATCTTGTTTTGCACAGCGAAGTTTTGACTGTGCCTCATCCTGATCTTCACAACAGAGATTTTCTTTTGAAGCTTCTCTGTCAGTTTTTTCCTGAGTGGTCTCATCCAGTACTTAAGAAAAACGCTTGTGAACTACTCGACGACTTAACCACGCGCATGCCAACAAGTTTTAAGAACGAAAATTTGCGGAGAGTTTTAGGGGCTCTGGGCAATCCCCACGAAAAAGTAAAAACCATATATGTTACAGGTTCTTCTGGAAAAGGTTCAGTAGCCGCCATGGTTGCAGCGCTTTTTAACAATAATGTAGGTCTTTTCTTGTCTCCCTTTGTTTGTACGTCGGCGGAGATGGTTATGATCGACGGAAAGCAAGCAGACCTAAGCAGTTTCAAGCAGCAAGTTCTCTCCGTGGCTAAAGATCTTAATGTGGAACTGACCCCGTTTGAAGTGCTTACTGGTGCGGCTTACTTGGCTTTCGAAAAGGCGAAAAAAGAGTGGGCCGTGGTTGAAACAGGTATTGAATCACAGCACGACGCAACAAACGTAAAAAAACACGATATAAGTGTGGTAACAGCCTTAGGTATGGATCACTTTGACCTGTTTCCTGATTATGATTTCTACTTAAGGGAACTTCTCAATAGTCTATCAGGTCCAGTAATCTCGTTGGAACCTTTGCCAGGTGTGGATGCTGACGTTGTGGTTCAGGCAAAATACGGCATTGAAGATTCTCAAATTACGCTGGATGGCACACAAGCATACGTGACTGGAATGGGGACAGTTCGGACACGGATGCTTGGTTTGCATCAAATATGGAACGCCCTGCTCGCTGGAGAAGCTTATAGAGCAGCTACCGGTAAAGAACCTGAGTTTTCATTATTGAGTGATGTTGTGTTGCCTGCACGGATACAAGTAGTCAGGAAAGATCCACTTCTCATTGTTGACGGTGGGCATAATGCACCTGCTTTCAAGAGTCTGGTTGAAACGATCAACGATCTTGGAGTAAACCCAATGCGTATCATTCTGGGTTTGGTTAAGGGGAAAGACCATGAAGTGGCGTTGAGTTATTTGAAAAGGCTTGGTGGTCAGATCTTTTACTACCCACCGTTTTCTGACCGCGCTTTAACTGAGTTGCCTGGAATACCTACGCTGCCTAATCTTTACGAAGCTTTAGAGGAACCAACGCCGACTTTAGTAGCAGGCTCTTTCTACTTAGCTGGTCCTGTTTTAAGGTATTTCAATGCATGCCATCTAGGTTAA
- a CDS encoding acylphosphatase, with product MKAFRAIVRGYVQGVGFRYSAVRMADKIGNITGYIRNLPNGTIEVVAEGPEEELKEFLNWLHHGPSSAIVERVDVEYQPYTGQYKSFIVKF from the coding sequence ATGAAAGCTTTTAGGGCCATTGTAAGAGGTTATGTACAAGGGGTTGGTTTTAGATACTCTGCCGTAAGAATGGCCGATAAAATCGGCAACATAACAGGTTATATAAGAAATTTACCCAATGGCACTATTGAAGTAGTCGCAGAGGGGCCAGAAGAAGAACTCAAGGAGTTTCTAAACTGGTTACACCACGGACCAAGCAGTGCTATTGTAGAACGTGTGGACGTTGAATACCAACCTTATACAGGGCAATACAAAAGTTTTATAGTGAAATTTTAA
- a CDS encoding RNA polymerase sigma factor has protein sequence MPEINWQHLFSDEVLYQRIKFFLLGSVKNMDVAEELTQETMAKAWEKRLTLKNIEKMEAWLFAIARNVLMDYYRHKGLLIEEEDEQWESNVAACSSQNQEEFMDLHDALDKLPAPQKLVIELRFFKNYTVQETAQIMGKTPQAVKMLQYRALRALRDYVKPFDELERLNNDGEY, from the coding sequence ATGCCTGAAATAAACTGGCAGCATTTGTTCTCAGATGAGGTCTTGTATCAACGTATAAAGTTTTTTCTCCTTGGGTCTGTCAAGAATATGGATGTTGCAGAAGAGCTCACACAGGAGACCATGGCAAAGGCATGGGAAAAGCGACTCACTCTAAAGAATATCGAAAAAATGGAAGCCTGGCTGTTTGCAATTGCTAGGAATGTGCTCATGGACTACTACCGTCATAAAGGCCTACTTATCGAGGAAGAAGATGAACAATGGGAAAGCAACGTTGCAGCTTGCTCATCTCAAAATCAAGAAGAATTCATGGATCTGCATGATGCTCTAGATAAGTTACCAGCGCCTCAAAAACTAGTCATCGAACTGAGGTTTTTTAAGAACTATACTGTGCAGGAAACGGCACAGATAATGGGAAAAACTCCTCAGGCGGTGAAAATGCTTCAATACAGAGCCCTAAGAGCACTTAGGGACTATGTGAAACCTTTTGATGAGTTGGAGCGTCTTAACAATGATGGAGAATATTAA
- the dut gene encoding dUTP diphosphatase encodes MHDKNMKELAYFGEQLVKATRQSAGFDVPLAQEEYIPARGIVVASTGLRVALPEGSFGLVVPRSSTPIRWGITLANSPGIIDEDYRGEIKLILLNLKDEDVKIPKGTKIAQLIVLPFMNLEPTPFQGTLEEFEQSSERGTRGLGSSGV; translated from the coding sequence ATGCATGATAAGAATATGAAAGAGCTTGCTTACTTCGGGGAACAATTGGTTAAAGCCACCCGTCAAAGTGCAGGATTTGACGTTCCTTTAGCACAGGAGGAATACATTCCAGCACGCGGCATCGTAGTAGCCTCCACAGGGTTAAGAGTAGCATTGCCAGAGGGCTCTTTTGGACTAGTTGTACCGCGCTCAAGTACTCCCATAAGATGGGGCATTACCTTAGCTAACTCCCCTGGAATCATAGACGAGGATTATAGGGGAGAAATAAAACTCATACTCCTCAACCTTAAAGACGAAGACGTGAAAATACCCAAAGGAACAAAGATTGCACAGCTCATAGTACTGCCTTTTATGAACTTAGAGCCCACACCATTTCAGGGAACACTAGAAGAATTTGAACAGTCTTCAGAACGAGGGACTAGAGGGCTTGGAAGCTCAGGAGTTTAA
- a CDS encoding tetratricopeptide repeat protein: MVINFLGRILDFFGFKRKAMALFSWDPGNDYTSFWGAIYLVLNNRSDLAMEILEKKVQRNNYYRCKRLLATLYLRENPKKAEALYQRPSNMWEEIYLGDIRYYFLNDVGGALDAWQSAFEKVDWNTAREWDNPARNLLKRLYMVTKDAEFLEKWAELDVDNFRQSQMADYIKLLYKKGEKERAQETLNVCMYLYREDPILTRVAEELNLEVPYYKKKKPQVENAVRKPLNAGLLKEDTDPETLIKAIHELHPDAIITLASSVLTIMQGTLLWAGTFKPCWLARTLGPFTEHAKGPLIHFYTYPIVADWKLQAYLELSGTIPVLFGTLIAAIGKLFGQSGWFYRVIGPVAKAVDSDKIAPYDSCLVPGPLNAKVFTSQLCSQNIPFAIVDVNSVFGAEVVECCKGLDKRWIEGALSDNPAGNDESMTPVVLLWQKDHVEELEHESF; this comes from the coding sequence ATGGTGATCAATTTTCTAGGTAGGATTTTGGATTTTTTCGGTTTCAAACGCAAAGCCATGGCACTTTTCTCATGGGATCCAGGTAATGATTACACTAGCTTCTGGGGAGCGATTTACCTTGTTTTGAACAATCGGTCCGACTTGGCAATGGAAATATTGGAAAAGAAAGTCCAGAGGAACAACTATTACAGATGCAAGAGGCTTTTAGCCACACTATATCTAAGAGAAAACCCAAAAAAGGCAGAAGCTTTATACCAAAGACCGTCAAATATGTGGGAAGAAATTTACTTAGGAGATATTAGATATTACTTTCTAAATGATGTTGGCGGTGCTCTGGATGCATGGCAAAGCGCTTTTGAAAAAGTAGATTGGAATACTGCCCGAGAATGGGACAACCCAGCGAGGAATCTTCTTAAACGACTGTACATGGTAACGAAAGACGCAGAATTCTTAGAAAAATGGGCTGAGCTGGATGTGGATAATTTTAGGCAATCACAAATGGCCGACTACATAAAACTTCTTTACAAGAAGGGCGAAAAAGAAAGAGCTCAAGAAACGCTCAACGTGTGCATGTATCTGTACCGAGAAGATCCTATTTTGACCAGAGTAGCCGAAGAACTGAACTTAGAAGTTCCTTACTACAAAAAGAAGAAACCTCAGGTAGAAAACGCCGTTAGAAAACCATTAAACGCAGGGCTTCTAAAAGAAGATACTGACCCTGAAACCTTAATAAAGGCTATCCATGAGCTTCATCCAGATGCGATTATTACATTGGCTTCTTCAGTTCTGACTATTATGCAAGGAACCCTCCTTTGGGCAGGCACGTTTAAACCTTGCTGGCTTGCACGAACTCTGGGCCCATTTACGGAGCACGCGAAAGGTCCATTGATCCACTTCTATACATATCCCATAGTTGCCGATTGGAAATTGCAAGCATATTTGGAGCTCAGTGGTACCATTCCTGTACTGTTTGGCACCTTGATAGCTGCTATTGGAAAGCTTTTCGGGCAATCTGGATGGTTTTACAGAGTCATAGGACCAGTAGCCAAAGCAGTAGACAGCGACAAAATAGCACCTTACGATAGCTGCTTGGTACCTGGCCCATTGAATGCAAAGGTCTTCACATCGCAGCTATGTAGCCAAAACATACCTTTTGCCATTGTTGATGTTAACTCAGTATTCGGAGCTGAAGTAGTAGAATGCTGCAAAGGGTTAGACAAAAGATGGATTGAAGGTGCCTTATCGGACAACCCTGCGGGTAACGATGAATCCATGACCCCCGTAGTACTGCTCTGGCAGAAAGACCACGTAGAGGAATTGGAACATGAAAGCTTTTAG
- the folP gene encoding dihydropteroate synthase has translation MVRLISKDVDLRELLNQIGSDPASYGIFLDKDSHLRVWIDEVYYPAASVIKQECLSCGADAAVHKHVITGKVEKSSVLILANVRQLKCLVDKLRRMPYWGLNQIADEIKSVLEDREARTFVLTMPNGTLELRRTKVMTILNATPDSFFPGSRVDLHTGLERAVDAEENGAAFIDIGGASTRPGAAEIGEDEELRRVIPLLRQVRERVKLFISVDTYRAEVAKQALENGADLINDIYGLQFDKEMANVIADYGVPVVIMHMRGTPATMQEYASYDDLMKELHTYFVERVEYALSKGIKENQIILDPGIGFAKLPEHNLEVLRRIEELFTLGFPVLVGHSRKSTMGKILGGVPAEERLFGTVAWTSYLTWKGVHIVRVHDTKPNVDAVKAVEAIREGI, from the coding sequence ATGGTTCGATTGATTTCCAAGGATGTTGACCTTAGGGAGCTCTTAAATCAGATTGGCAGCGATCCTGCCAGCTATGGCATCTTCCTTGATAAAGATAGTCACCTTCGAGTGTGGATTGACGAAGTGTATTATCCAGCGGCTTCGGTGATAAAACAAGAGTGTCTTTCCTGTGGAGCTGATGCCGCTGTCCATAAACATGTCATCACTGGAAAGGTTGAAAAATCTTCGGTGCTCATATTGGCAAATGTGCGGCAGCTCAAATGCCTAGTTGACAAACTTAGAAGGATGCCATACTGGGGTCTTAATCAAATTGCCGACGAAATTAAGTCTGTCCTCGAGGACAGAGAGGCTAGGACTTTTGTTTTGACAATGCCAAATGGGACTCTAGAGCTTAGAAGAACTAAAGTAATGACCATATTGAACGCTACACCTGACTCTTTCTTCCCTGGTTCTCGAGTGGATCTTCACACAGGACTGGAGCGCGCCGTAGATGCTGAGGAAAATGGGGCGGCTTTCATTGACATAGGAGGAGCAAGCACAAGACCTGGTGCTGCAGAGATTGGCGAAGATGAGGAGCTAAGACGTGTAATCCCGTTGCTCCGTCAAGTACGAGAACGCGTGAAGCTTTTCATTTCTGTTGATACGTACCGTGCAGAAGTAGCAAAACAAGCTTTGGAGAACGGTGCAGACCTAATCAATGACATTTACGGGTTGCAGTTTGACAAAGAAATGGCCAACGTCATTGCTGATTACGGTGTGCCGGTGGTAATAATGCACATGAGAGGGACTCCAGCTACTATGCAGGAGTACGCTTCTTACGATGATCTGATGAAGGAATTACATACGTATTTTGTTGAACGGGTTGAATACGCGCTGAGTAAGGGGATTAAGGAAAATCAAATAATCCTTGACCCAGGCATTGGGTTTGCAAAGTTGCCTGAACATAACTTAGAAGTTTTGCGTCGCATCGAGGAGCTATTCACACTGGGTTTTCCAGTGCTTGTGGGACACAGCCGGAAAAGTACAATGGGTAAAATCCTTGGAGGAGTACCTGCTGAGGAAAGGCTTTTCGGAACTGTAGCTTGGACCTCCTACCTGACGTGGAAAGGCGTCCACATCGTTCGTGTCCATGATACAAAGCCTAATGTGGATGCCGTCAAGGCTGTCGAGGCTATAAGAGAAGGAATTTAA
- a CDS encoding methyl-accepting chemotaxis protein, with protein MNGNLMILVSLLVGLAFGLLLGFLIWKQRVPKDISTYFNYLGNLDLTLHKPVTTTFWSRFLDSLDKLVQKIRLFVRDTFFAFRDATSNVHQAQFLLEDSMKLAYGNMEAAEEIADKVQALAASGEELSASTEELAASSSNVYDSTVQLDGLSQRIKEHVEEQIKNISNTIESFDQVFSKVTSVQQEIDQLENLSQHISGIVEAISDISEQTNLLALNAAIEAARAGEAGKGFAVVADEVRKLAEKSKDAAEEIATQLKNFSNTVGSAVESVQTVLELITNMGDTTRVLSNSLNVILSSVQEISSSVAEVSNNVKEQDRATSQAAITVQSLAEDTAKVAELSEALKNAMTQLQRHLQTVYKQNSTAATRLRDGMLSCLDFKALTEEETKQMFAEAVQYHKDWLNQILDTITSGKVWTSIVDPHFCIFGLFYDVATPRSQYEDLWPRIGEAHEKLHSTAAQLKKAYEDGNKEMALSLRKQLEKESEELTRLLNEVLKRF; from the coding sequence GTGAACGGTAATCTTATGATTCTCGTAAGTTTGTTAGTTGGATTAGCGTTTGGCTTATTGTTAGGGTTTTTGATTTGGAAACAAAGAGTACCGAAAGACATTTCCACTTATTTCAACTACCTTGGTAATCTGGATTTAACTCTGCACAAGCCAGTAACTACCACGTTTTGGAGTCGTTTCTTGGACTCCCTTGACAAACTAGTCCAAAAAATCAGATTGTTTGTGAGAGATACATTCTTCGCCTTCAGAGATGCCACGTCCAACGTTCACCAGGCACAGTTTCTGCTGGAGGATTCTATGAAGCTCGCTTATGGAAATATGGAAGCGGCAGAAGAGATAGCAGACAAAGTACAAGCGCTGGCAGCAAGTGGGGAAGAGTTAAGTGCTAGTACTGAGGAACTGGCAGCTTCAAGCAGTAATGTGTACGATAGCACTGTTCAACTGGACGGGCTATCTCAAAGAATAAAGGAACACGTAGAAGAACAAATCAAGAACATTTCTAATACCATTGAAAGTTTCGATCAAGTTTTTTCCAAAGTTACTTCGGTACAGCAGGAAATTGATCAATTGGAAAATCTCTCCCAACATATTTCTGGCATAGTTGAAGCTATTTCAGATATTTCGGAACAAACAAACCTTTTGGCACTAAATGCCGCTATTGAGGCGGCAAGAGCTGGAGAAGCTGGAAAAGGCTTTGCAGTAGTTGCTGATGAAGTAAGAAAACTGGCAGAAAAAAGTAAGGACGCAGCTGAAGAAATCGCAACTCAGCTAAAGAACTTTTCAAATACTGTTGGCTCAGCAGTAGAATCCGTGCAAACCGTATTAGAGTTAATCACCAACATGGGCGATACCACAAGAGTTCTTTCTAACAGCCTCAACGTCATACTCTCTAGCGTGCAGGAAATTTCAAGTTCTGTGGCTGAAGTGAGTAATAACGTAAAAGAACAGGATAGAGCAACTTCCCAAGCTGCCATAACTGTTCAATCGTTAGCGGAAGACACGGCCAAAGTTGCCGAGCTTTCGGAAGCTCTGAAGAATGCCATGACACAACTGCAAAGGCACTTGCAGACTGTGTACAAACAGAATTCCACTGCGGCAACCCGGCTCAGAGATGGCATGTTAAGTTGCCTTGATTTCAAGGCTCTTACCGAGGAAGAAACCAAGCAAATGTTTGCCGAAGCCGTCCAATACCACAAAGATTGGCTAAACCAAATCCTAGACACAATAACATCTGGGAAAGTATGGACCTCCATTGTTGACCCTCATTTCTGCATATTCGGGCTATTTTATGACGTGGCCACACCGAGATCTCAATACGAAGATCTATGGCCACGCATCGGTGAAGCACATGAAAAACTACACAGCACGGCTGCTCAACTGAAAAAAGCGTACGAAGATGGGAACAAGGAAATGGCCTTGTCGCTTCGCAAACAACTTGAAAAGGAGTCCGAAGAACTTACAAGACTTCTTAATGAGGTCCTTAAGCGTTTCTAG
- the alr gene encoding alanine racemase has product MWNKWAEVSRMNLKNNVELIRQKLPDLEPIAVVKDDAYGHDAAVVVPELLKNGITKFAVVYAKDALMLSEFGAEWILVLDDPPLSNMCSEYEKRGIRFCITDSKWLSDGLLELPIKFHLFVDVGMHREGVPWYETNTIREICKVVGNRLEGICSHLSNGLSDSQALATEEERFREVLSIAPEGLMVHLSNSASLYNAKFPYATHFRPGISLYGYGYPGLKPVLSLKARVIHEHILEPGEGLSYGWTWRATEPTHVVTVPVGYGDGYNRKLSNKAIAGSKAGNLQQIGTVTMDFTMFEAPKNVTVGDEIVLMGEWEGGHFWADEMAQLVGTIPYEVLTSINPRVPRVLV; this is encoded by the coding sequence GTGTGGAATAAATGGGCTGAAGTATCCAGAATGAACTTGAAGAACAATGTGGAGCTCATAAGGCAAAAACTACCTGACTTGGAACCAATTGCGGTGGTCAAGGACGACGCTTACGGTCATGATGCTGCTGTTGTTGTTCCAGAGCTTTTGAAAAATGGTATAACAAAGTTTGCAGTGGTTTATGCAAAAGATGCACTCATGTTGTCCGAGTTTGGAGCAGAATGGATATTAGTGTTAGACGATCCACCTCTGTCCAACATGTGCTCTGAATATGAGAAGAGAGGTATTAGATTCTGCATAACAGATTCAAAATGGCTTAGCGACGGATTACTGGAATTGCCTATTAAGTTTCATCTTTTTGTGGACGTTGGGATGCACCGTGAAGGTGTACCGTGGTATGAGACAAATACGATAAGAGAAATATGTAAGGTGGTTGGCAATAGGTTGGAAGGCATTTGTTCGCATCTATCAAACGGGCTGTCCGATTCGCAGGCGTTGGCTACCGAAGAAGAAAGGTTTAGAGAGGTTTTAAGTATTGCACCAGAGGGATTGATGGTGCATTTGTCCAATTCTGCATCACTTTATAACGCTAAGTTTCCTTATGCCACTCATTTCAGACCTGGCATATCGCTTTACGGCTATGGTTATCCTGGTTTAAAACCTGTGCTATCTCTAAAGGCTCGTGTCATTCACGAGCATATCTTGGAACCTGGTGAAGGACTCTCGTACGGTTGGACTTGGAGAGCAACAGAGCCCACTCACGTTGTTACTGTTCCTGTGGGCTACGGCGATGGATATAACAGAAAACTAAGCAATAAGGCAATTGCCGGTTCGAAAGCTGGTAACCTTCAGCAGATAGGGACAGTGACAATGGATTTTACAATGTTTGAAGCTCCGAAGAATGTTACAGTAGGTGATGAGATTGTTCTCATGGGGGAGTGGGAAGGAGGGCATTTTTGGGCCGATGAGATGGCGCAGCTTGTTGGGACTATTCCCTATGAGGTTTTGACAAGCATTAATCCAAGAGTACCCAGAGTACTTGTATGA
- the xth gene encoding exodeoxyribonuclease III codes for MKVATFNVNGIRARLDSISELMQMEAPDVLCLQEIKCENDLFPYDFFKDYQCYVNGQKAYNGVSICSRKEGVPVVVLEEVESRTLGLVLGDTLIVNVYAPHGDLRGSPRFFQKIQWYKAFSKRMEELLRRYPKVLIVGDFNIALKDNDVWDPILLKDTVGTFPEEREALKALLSVGFVDVFRAIYPEKVQFTWWDYRQGRMWKNQGMRIDYVFSSETLMPSIEDVYVVEEIRKRRNPKPSDHAPVVCVVK; via the coding sequence ATGAAGGTTGCCACTTTTAATGTAAATGGTATAAGAGCGCGTCTAGATTCTATCTCGGAGCTTATGCAGATGGAAGCTCCTGATGTGTTGTGCTTGCAGGAGATAAAGTGCGAAAACGACCTCTTCCCGTACGATTTTTTCAAGGATTATCAGTGCTATGTTAATGGACAAAAGGCTTACAACGGAGTATCTATTTGTTCCCGCAAGGAAGGCGTCCCTGTGGTTGTTCTTGAAGAGGTAGAAAGCCGAACGTTGGGTCTAGTTTTAGGCGACACCTTAATAGTGAATGTTTACGCACCCCATGGTGACCTTCGTGGCTCCCCCAGGTTTTTCCAAAAAATCCAGTGGTACAAAGCGTTCTCAAAGCGTATGGAAGAGCTTTTACGCAGATATCCGAAGGTTCTAATTGTAGGGGATTTTAATATTGCTCTGAAGGATAATGATGTATGGGACCCCATTCTCTTGAAAGATACAGTAGGAACTTTTCCTGAAGAAAGGGAAGCCTTAAAAGCTCTTTTGTCAGTGGGCTTTGTTGATGTCTTTAGGGCGATTTATCCAGAAAAAGTACAATTTACGTGGTGGGATTACAGGCAAGGTAGGATGTGGAAAAACCAGGGTATGCGTATCGACTATGTGTTTTCTAGTGAAACACTTATGCCCTCAATTGAGGATGTCTACGTGGTTGAAGAGATAAGGAAGAGACGTAACCCGAAGCCTTCAGATCATGCTCCCGTCGTATGCGTTGTGAAATAG
- a CDS encoding HD domain-containing phosphohydrolase, producing MQHTFKKICVLLVFLLLLPLQAKADIVFSVHANNPPFVYVEGKELKGFAVDLAKEIGKVLNEKVDFLPTSYQSEAIEAVKDGRADAVLVMGFYEGAGNSLVPTDPYFYPYYVMAVRKGSNLKLDDLKQKSVAVVGGSALESYLISNGFKNVVSLASHEEVLEALESGQVDGAFMVEQSYGYLTEKLEISDTILLPEKVQLAQYAIGVSEKNSILRVRLNDAIRQLQVSGVYDQLVERWLGKNELSPAFVNTLVRNIAIGAAIGAIVVALVFYWVLKMLRSNRRELAAAYEQLAAENQQLLASYEEILNANKELEDMRAKEKSLLGLMGQLRPDVEDESFYSYLLELALSLVPEAQAGSILVRDDDGYVRFRAIRGYSSLLSTLDLRPEWVYRPQGVEVVRELRDSAMPPEIAAVFSSARPSPIVVSLAAPLIVNKQWYGSVFVDSFEEVDFNEQSIELFESLTSLASAFTALKVHERTANRFLKEIILILVKALEYRDPYTAGHSERVAKIASDFASFIGYTGSTSEDIYWAGILHDIGKVGIPDFVLKKPGSLTPEEYAEMKKHPVFSEEILEGSETLRKYAKWVESHHERWDGKGYPKGLMGEEIPLEGRILSLADSFDAMSTDRPYRKGKNIQESIEEILRCSGTQFDPYLATQFTHFLKRYFL from the coding sequence GTGCAACATACGTTTAAAAAAATCTGCGTCTTATTAGTCTTTCTACTCCTTTTGCCGTTGCAGGCAAAAGCGGATATTGTTTTCTCTGTGCACGCCAACAATCCACCTTTTGTGTATGTTGAAGGCAAAGAACTAAAGGGATTTGCGGTGGATCTGGCCAAAGAAATTGGAAAGGTGCTAAACGAAAAGGTGGATTTTCTACCTACCTCGTATCAGAGCGAAGCGATTGAAGCAGTGAAAGATGGAAGAGCAGATGCTGTACTTGTTATGGGATTCTACGAAGGTGCAGGTAACTCCTTGGTGCCAACTGATCCTTACTTCTATCCGTATTATGTGATGGCTGTAAGGAAGGGATCCAACCTCAAACTAGATGACTTGAAACAAAAATCGGTGGCAGTGGTTGGAGGGAGTGCACTTGAGTCGTACTTGATTTCCAATGGGTTTAAAAATGTCGTGTCGCTTGCGAGTCATGAAGAAGTCTTAGAAGCACTTGAAAGCGGACAAGTTGACGGTGCTTTCATGGTAGAGCAGTCTTATGGCTACTTAACCGAGAAGCTTGAGATTAGTGACACCATACTTCTGCCGGAAAAGGTTCAGTTAGCCCAGTATGCCATTGGCGTTAGCGAAAAAAACAGTATCCTTCGCGTTCGGCTGAACGATGCGATTAGGCAGCTCCAAGTTTCTGGAGTATACGATCAGCTTGTAGAACGCTGGCTTGGAAAAAACGAGCTCAGCCCAGCTTTCGTTAATACGTTGGTACGGAATATTGCCATAGGAGCTGCTATTGGTGCCATTGTTGTTGCTTTAGTTTTCTATTGGGTATTAAAAATGCTTCGATCCAACAGAAGAGAACTTGCAGCTGCGTATGAGCAGCTGGCTGCAGAAAATCAACAGCTTTTGGCGTCTTATGAGGAAATCTTGAACGCGAACAAAGAACTGGAAGATATGAGAGCCAAAGAAAAAAGCCTTTTAGGACTTATGGGGCAGCTGCGACCAGATGTTGAGGACGAGTCTTTTTACAGTTACCTTCTGGAATTGGCTTTGTCTCTGGTTCCTGAGGCTCAAGCTGGTTCGATATTGGTAAGAGATGATGATGGTTATGTGCGGTTCCGAGCAATCAGGGGCTATAGCTCCTTGTTAAGCACTCTGGACCTTAGACCTGAATGGGTCTACAGACCTCAGGGAGTGGAGGTGGTTAGAGAACTTCGAGACAGTGCTATGCCCCCAGAGATTGCTGCAGTATTTAGCAGTGCTAGACCTTCGCCCATTGTAGTATCTTTGGCTGCGCCCTTAATTGTGAATAAGCAGTGGTATGGTTCAGTTTTTGTCGATAGTTTTGAGGAAGTAGATTTCAATGAACAATCCATTGAGTTATTTGAATCTTTAACCAGTTTAGCTAGTGCGTTTACAGCTTTGAAAGTTCACGAACGAACAGCAAACAGGTTCTTAAAGGAGATTATTCTCATTTTGGTGAAGGCTTTGGAATACAGGGATCCATACACGGCTGGTCATTCTGAAAGGGTAGCAAAGATAGCTTCTGATTTTGCTTCTTTTATTGGTTACACAGGAAGCACCTCCGAAGATATTTACTGGGCTGGTATCCTGCACGATATTGGGAAGGTGGGCATACCTGACTTTGTTTTGAAGAAACCGGGGAGTTTGACGCCTGAGGAATACGCCGAGATGAAGAAACACCCCGTGTTTTCTGAAGAAATTTTGGAAGGTAGTGAAACCCTTAGAAAATACGCCAAGTGGGTAGAATCACATCATGAACGGTGGGACGGTAAAGGATATCCCAAAGGTCTTATGGGAGAAGAGATTCCATTGGAAGGTAGGATCTTGTCCCTCGCTGATTCCTTCGACGCTATGAGTACTGATAGACCTTACCGTAAAGGTAAGAATATTCAAGAATCTATCGAAGAGATTCTAAGGTGCAGCGGTACACAGTTTGATCCTTATTTAGCTACACAGTTTACGCATTTCTTGAAACGCTACTTTTTGTAA